The genomic DNA CGCGCGAGGAAAGCCGCGAGCCGATCGTGCTCGAGGCCAACGAGCTCAGCAAGGTCTACAAGGAGCGCGCCTTCTTCGGCAAAGGCCGCGAGGTCGTCGCCGCCGACAAGGTGACGCTGACGCTGCGCAAAGGCCGCACGCTTGGCATCGTCGGCGAAAGCGGCTCGGGCAAGTCGACTGTGGCGCGCTGCATCGTGCGCCTGATCGATCCGACCTCCGGCGGCGTGCGCCTTGCCGGACGCGAGATCGCCGACATCTCGCGGCGTCTGCTGCAGCCGCACCGGCAGAAGATCCAGATCGTATTCCAGGATCCCTACCGCTCGCTCAATCCGCGCGTCACTGTCGGCGAGAGTATTGCGGAAGGCCCGATCAATTACGGCGTCGCGCACGCTGAGGCGATGAAGCGCGCCCGCGAGTTGCTCGAACTGGTCGGCCTGCCCGCCGATGCGGTGTCGCGCTATCCGCACCAGTTCTCCGGCGGCCAGCGTCAGCGCATCGCAATTGCGCGCGCGCTCGCGCTCGATCCGGACGTGCTGGTCGCGGACGAGGCGGTCTCCGCGCTCGACGTCTCCGTGCAGGCGCAGGTGCTGGAACTGCTCGACGAGATCCAGCAGCGGCTCGGCATCGCCATCCTGTTCATCACCCACGATCTGCGCGTCGCCGCACAAATCTGCGACGAGGTCGTGGTGATGCAGCACGGCCGCGTCGTCGAACAGGGCCCCGCCGCCGAGGTGCTGACGCATCCGAAGCAGGCCTACACCAAGGCGCTGCTGGACGCCGCGCCGGGGCGCAACTGGGACTTTGCGAACTTCCGGCCGGTGTCGGAAGGCGTCGGGGCAAGCGCCTAAGTCAACTCT from Bradyrhizobium sp. CCBAU 53351 includes the following:
- a CDS encoding ABC transporter ATP-binding protein → MTDTILDINNLVVSIGKKPNGPKIIDGISIQVRERETLCLVGESGSGKSVTSLTTMGLLPKGTLVPTAGSVKLVGEEILTATDRRLRQLRATKMAMIFQEPMTALNPVVPVGRQIDEVLRAHTNLDARARKKRILDMMEQVHLPQVERIFASYPHRLSGGQRQRIMIAMALVLEPKLLIADEPTTALDVTTQKQILLLIRELQRDHGTAVLFITHDMGVVAEIADRVAVMRQGRLVETGPLETVLRNPTMEYTRNLLASVPSLVPRAPREESREPIVLEANELSKVYKERAFFGKGREVVAADKVTLTLRKGRTLGIVGESGSGKSTVARCIVRLIDPTSGGVRLAGREIADISRRLLQPHRQKIQIVFQDPYRSLNPRVTVGESIAEGPINYGVAHAEAMKRARELLELVGLPADAVSRYPHQFSGGQRQRIAIARALALDPDVLVADEAVSALDVSVQAQVLELLDEIQQRLGIAILFITHDLRVAAQICDEVVVMQHGRVVEQGPAAEVLTHPKQAYTKALLDAAPGRNWDFANFRPVSEGVGASA